A region of the Sphingobium yanoikuyae genome:
CAGCCTGCGATCCTGTGCGCCCGCACCGGCCTTGGCACGATCAACCACAGCCTGCTCAGCATAGAGGCGCTGCGCGCGCGCGGCGTCCATGTCGTCGGCATCGCCTTCATCGGGGATGCGCATGAGGAGAATGAACGGATCATCCCGCACATCGCCGGCGTCCCCAGCCTGGGTCGCCTGCCGCTGCTCGATCCGCTCGAGCGGGATAGTCTGGCGGCCGCCTTCAGGGCGCACATCCATCTTCCTGATAATTTCAACGGCCGATAATTTTCGACCAACGACATGGACATGCCGCTTTGACGGGCGTTGAACTGCCCGCCAGAACGGACAGAACGAATGACGTCCGATCCAGACGAAGCAAGGGAATAGCCTTCATGAAGTTCCTCCTGATGGGCGCTGCCGCCACCGGCCTCGCGCTCGCCGCGACCGTGGCCCATGCCGACCAGCCCGCCACCACGACCGCCGCTGCCCCGGCCGCCAAGCCGACCTATGGCACTTACGGCTTCGACACCGCCGGCATGGACAGCTCGGTCAAGCCCGGCGACGATTTCTATGAATATGCCAACGGCACCTGGCTGAAGAACACGCCGATCCCGGCGGACAAGTCCAACTATGGCGCCTTCACCGTGCTGGACGAGCTGTCGCAGAAGCGCACCCGCGAGATATTGGACGGCGCCAAGACCGATCCGAACAGCAAGATCGGCGTCGCCTATGCGACCTATCTGGACTCGGCGGCGGTCGAGGCGAAGGGCCTTGCCCCGATCAAGCCCTGGCTCGCCGAGATCGGCGCGGTCAAGGATCTGAAGGCCTATGCCGCCCTGTCCGGCAAGGCGGCGCGCGCCGGCGTGCGCGGCCCGTTCCGCTTCTATGTCGGTCAGGACGACAAGGATCCCGAAACCTACATTCTCTCGATGATGCAGGGTGGCCTGGGCCTGCCCGACCGCGACTATTATCTCGACCAGGGCGAGAAGATGGCGGCGATCCGCACCGCCTATGTCGCCCATCTCGAACAGATGCTGACCTTGCTGGGCGAGCCCAATGCCAAGGCGCGCGCCGCCGCGCTGATGGCGTTCGAGACCGAGATCGCCAAGGTTCACTGGACCCAGGTCGACAGCCGCGATGCGGACAAGACCTATAACAAGATGAGCCTCGCGGCGCTGCAGAAGGCTGCGCCCGGTTTCGACTTTGCCGCCTATTTCGGCGCCGTCGGCCTCAAGCCCACCGACCTGCTGGTTGCCCAGCCCTCCGCGGTCACCGGCGAAGCCGCGCTGATCGCGAAGGCGCCGATCGGCGTGCTGAAGGACAGCCTGCTGCTGCGCAGCGTCCACAGCTATGCCGATTATCTGCCCGACAATATCGCCAGCGCCGATTTCGCCTTTTTCGGCACTACCCTGTCGGGCACGCCCGAGCGCGAGGAGCGCTGGAAGCGCGGCGTGACCTTCCTCAAGGAGTCGCTGGGTGAGGAAGTCGGCAAGGTCTATGTCGCCAAATATTTTCCGCCTGAAACCAAGGCGGCGATGGACCAGCTGGTCAAGAATGTCCTGTCGGCCATGGGGCGCCGCATCGATGGCCTGCCGTGGATGAGCGACGAGGCCAAGGCCCGCGCCCACAAGAAGCTGGCCGCCTTCACGCCCAAGATCGGCTATCCCGATCGCTGGCGCGACTATAGCGGCCTGACCATCAAATCGGGCGATCTGTTCGGCAATGCGATGCGGTCGAACCAGTTCGACTTCGACTATAATGTCGGCAAGCTGGGCAAGCCCATCTATCGCTGGGAATGGGGCATGACCCCGATGGAGATCAACGCCTATGCCAATTTCGGCATGGTCGAGATCGTCTTCCCCGCCGCCATCCTTCAACCGCCCTTCTTTGACCCGAATGCCGATCCGGCAGTCAATTATGGCGGCATCGGCGCGGTGATCGGTCATGAACTCAGCCATCATTTCGACGACCAGGGCGCGAAATATGACGAGACCGGCAAGCTCAACCAGTGGTGGACCGATCAGGATGTCGCCAATTTCAAGGCACTGACCGCCAAGCTTGGCGCTCAATATGACGCCTATGAACCCTTCCCCGGCGCGCATGTGAAGGGCGCCTTTACCATGGGCGAGAATATCGGCGATCTGGGCGGCCTGGCCGTCGCGCTCGACGCCTATCATGCCTCGCTGGGCGGCAAGGCCGCGCCGGTGATCGACGGCATGACCGGCGACCAGCGCTTCTTCCTGGGCTGGGCGCAGGTGTGGCGCCGCAATTATCGCGAGGCCAATCTGCGCCAGCGTCTGGTCACCGATCCGCATGCGCCGTCGCAATATCGCGCCGACATCGTGCGCAATTTCGATGCCTGGTATGATGCATTCAAGCCCGCGCCGGGCGGCAAGATCTATCTCGATCCCAAGGATCGCGTGAAGATCTGGTAAGCAGAATCGGAGAGGGGCCGCTCACCGGGCGGCCCTTTTTCGTTGCGGCATAGAAATGAGGCCCGCGACCGATCGTTTCCCCTTCGCGACCGGCTGACGGGAACTTTTCCGCCATCTTTCTAATGCCACGCTTCATCCTGTCCGGACTTTTCCCCCGCCTGCTTTGTCCACAGCTTTGGGCGGTAGCAAAGCCAAGGAGAAGCACATGACGGGTCTCAACCTTTCGAACATCATCAAAACCGGTGTCGCGTCCGTCGCGCTGCTGGCAGCCTATTCCGTGTCGGCGCAGACGCCTGCCGCCCCCGCAGCATCGGCCCCCGCCGCCGGCGCCAGCAATTTCAGCGATGCCGACATCAAGCAGTTTGCCGCCGCCGCCGTCGAAGTGACCAAGATTCAGTCGGACAATGCGATTGCCGCCGCGGAAAAGCAGCCCAAGATGCTGGCTGCGCTGCAGTCGAAGGGCATTCCGCCCGAAAAGTTCAACGCCATCGGCCAGGCTGCGGCCGCCGATCCGGCCCTGCAGCAGCGGATTCAGGCTGCCGCGGGCACGCCAGCCCCGGCCGCGCCCGCCAGCCCGGCGACCCCGGCTGATCCGGCAACCCCGCCGCAGCAATAAGCATATTTGGCACGGGAATGGCGGGTTCTCCCTTGCCCGCCATTCCCGTTCTGCGATCCGGTTCCCCAGATCGTTGAAAATAAAGGGGGTGACCATGGCGGCTTCGCCTGTCTATGGTCCCGGCCATGCATGAACAGGCCCTTGTAATCGCGCTGATCGGCATATTGGGCATCGGCGCCCAATGGATTGCCTGGCGCACCGGCTGGCCCGCCATCGCCCTGATGCTCGCCGCCGGCGTCATCGGTGGCCCGGTGACCGGCCTTATCGATCCCAAGCTCACTTTTGGCGAACTGCTCGAACCCATGGTGTCGGTGGCGGTCGCCCTGATCCTGTTCGAGGGCGGGCTCAGCCTCAATTTCCGCGAATTGCGCAAGACCGACGGCGCCGTCACCCGGCTGGTGGTGCTGGGCGCACCGATCGGATGGATATTGGGCGCGCTCGCCCTTTACTATGTCGCGGGCCTCGTCTGGCCGGTGGCGATCCTGTTTGCGGGCATTCTTGTGGTGACGGGGCCGACCGTAGTGCTGCCGTTGCTGCGCCAGTCCAACGTCGCCGCCCGGCCGCGCGCGATCCTCAAATGGGAAGCGATCGTCAACGATCCGGTCGGCGCGCTGCTCGGCCTTGCCACCTATGAATATCTGCGCCGGTCGAGCGAGGGCAGCACGCTGGCGGCCGTCATCCTGTCGCTGGTCGCGGCCGCGATCATCGCCGGCCTCATCGGCTGGCTTGCCGCCCGCGCGATCGGCTGGGCGTTCCAGCGCGGCCATGTGCCGGAATATCTGAAAGCGCCGATCCTGCTGGTCGCGGTGATCGGCGTCTTCGTTCTCTCCAACCTCATCCAGGCGGAAACCGGCCTCGTCACCGTGACGGTGATGGGCGTGGCGCTTGCCAACATGAAATTCGATTCCCTGCGCGACATCCAGCCGTTCAAGGAAAATGTCACCGTCCTGCTGATCTCCGGCGTGTTCGTGATCCTGTCGGCTTCGCTCGACCTGGATGTGCTGCGCCAGTTCGAATGGCGCTTCCTCGCCTATCTGCTGGTGCTGCTGTTCGTCGTCCGCCCGGCGACGGTGCTGCTCAGCCTTGCTTTCTCGCCGGTGCCCTGGAACGAACGGCTGCTGGTCGCCTGGATCGCCCCGCGCGGCATCGTCGCGGTCGCCATTTCCGGCCTGTTCGCGCTGCGGCTCGATCGGCTGGGCTATGGCGACGGCGCGATTCTGGTCACCCTGTCCTTCTCGATCGTGGTCGCGACCATCCTGTTCCATGGCTTCTCGATCAAGCCGGTCGCCCGGCTGCTCAAGGTCACCGGCGCGCAGGACAAGGGGCTGCTGCTGGTCGGCGCCACGCCCTTCAGCCTCAGCCTTGCCGCCCAGCTGCGCCAGCTGGAGGTGCCGGTGATGATCGCCGACAATAGCTGGCAGCGGCTGGCGCCCGCCCGCCATGGCGGCATTCCGACCTATCATGGCGAGATATTGGCGGAGGCGACCGAGGAACGGCTGGACCTGACCCAGTTCCAGGTGCTCGCCGCCACGTCGGAGAACGAGGCCTATAACGCGCTCGTCTGCAACGAATTCGCGCCAGAAGTCGGCCGCGACAATGTCTATCAGCTGGGCGACGCCAGCGACGATCATGATCCGCGCGCGCTGCCGGAATCGCTGCGTGGCCGCGCCCTGTTCGATTCAGGCCTCGGCGTCGAGGAAATCATGATCCGCGAGGATGCCGGCTGGACCTTCCGCAAGACGCGGATCAGCGACCAGTTCGATTTCGAGGCGGCGAAGGCCGACCTGCCGGCCGATGCCGACATGCTGCTGCTGCTCCGCAAGAATGGCACGATGCGCTTCTTCACCCACGCGTCGCGACCGACGCCACAGCCGGGCGACACCATCCTATCCTATGTGCCGCCCGCATCAAAGACCCGCAAGAAACCGGAAGGAGAGGAGGAATGAGGAGGCTCGCCCCCGCGCTGGCGCTGTGCGTCATGCTGGCGGCCTGTGATCGGCCCGCAGGCAATGCTGTTGATAACGTAGCCAACGCAGCCAATGCGTTGGGCAATGATATAGCCGCGAACGAGGCCGATAACGTCGCCGAGCCGGTCCGCTCGATCCTGCGCCCCGAAGTGGCCGAACCCGAAGCGCCGAAGATCGAACCGCTCGACGCTACCATCGCCTTTGGCACGTCCGGGCTGAAGCTGGACGATGCCGCCCGCGCCGCGCTCGATACGCTGGTCGAAACCCCGGCGATCAAGACCGGCGGGGCGATCACGTTGCGCGGCCATAGCGACAGCAAGGGCAATGACGGCGACAATCGCGTAGCCTCCCGCATCCGGGCCGAGGCGGTCGAGGCCTATCTGGTCGAAAAGGGCATCGCCAAGGATCGCATCAGCCTGATCGCGCTGGGCGAAACCCGGCCGGTCGCGCCCAATGCCAAGGAGGATGGCAGCGACGATCCCGAAGGTCGGGCGAAGAATCGCCGGGTGGACATCCATGTCGCGGTGCCCACGGTCGTGGTGCCGACGGCGGCGGTGTTGCCCAGCATCTCGCCGGTGGATCGCAAGGACAAACCATAGCCTTGGCCGCCGATCGGGCGTAGGGGACGCCGATGACCTCTCCTGTCTGGCACCCCTTCACCCAGCACGGCCTCAACGAGCCCATCCCCCATGTCGTCCGGGCGGAGGGCGCGACCCTCCATCTGGCCGATGGCAGCAGCCTGATTGACGGCATTTCCAGCTGGTGGGTGACGACCCATGGCCATTGCCATCCGCGCATCGCCGCCGCCATCGCGCGCCAGGCCGGGCAGCTTGATCAGTTGATCTTCGCGGGCTACACCCATGAACCGGCGGAGGCGGTCGCGCGCGGCCTGGTCGATCTCATGCCGCAGGCGCCGGGGCGCGATCCCCTGGCCCATGTCTTCTTTTCCGACAGCGGATCGACCGCCGTGGAAGTCGCGCTCAAGATGGCGCTCGGCTACTGGCATAATCGCGCGCTCGACGGGCTGGACGAGGCGCGCAGCCACATCCTGGTGCTGGAACATAGCTATCATGGCGATACCATCGGCGCGATGTCGATCGGTGAGCGTGGTATCTATAATGCCGCCTGGACGCCGTTGCTGTTCGATGTCGGCACTATCCCTTTCCCGCATCCCGGTCGCGAGCAGGAGACGCTTGCCGCATTGGAGACGGCCTGCGCCGATCACCCGGCCGCCTTCATCGTCGAACCCCTGATCCTGGGAGCCGGGGGGATGCTGATCTATCCGCCCCATGTGCTGCGGGCGATGGCCGATATCTGCGCGCGCCACGATGTGCTGTTCATCGCGGACGAGGTGATGACCGGCTGGGGCCGCACCGGCACGCTGTTCGCCTGCGAGCAGGCGGGCGTGGTGCCCGACATCATGGCTGTGGCCAAGGGGATTACCGGCGGCGCCATTCCGCTCGCCGCGACGCTGGCGACCCAGCGCATCTTCGAAGCGCATCGCTCGACCGACCGGGCGCGACTCTTCTACCATTCGTCCAGCTACACCGCGAATGCGATCGCCTGTGCCGCTGCTGCTGAAAATCTCGCCATCTGGGCCGAAGAGGATGTGCGCGGACGGATTGCTGCGCTGACGCAGGGCATCACCGATCGGCTGGCCTTGCTGGCCGGCCACCCCGCCTTTGCCAACCCGCGGCAGATCGGCACGATCATGGCAATCGACCTGGTAGCGGCCGATGCTGGCTATCTGTCGGACCTCGCGCCGCGCCTGCGTGCCTTCTTCCTGGAACGGGGCCTCTTGCTAAGGCCGCTTGGCAACACCATCTACCTCATGCCGCCCTATTGCATCGATGCGCAGCAGCTCGATGCCGTCTTCGCGGCCCTCGTCGCAGCCGGTGATTATTTCGGTTCTGCGTCCTGACTTCCATTTTCCACGTTTTGGCGCTATGGCGGCGCGATTTTTCGATTCTGGGATATTATGGCCAAAGAAGAACTGCTTGAAATGCGCGGACAGGTTGTGGAGCTTCTCCCCAACGCCATGTTCCGCGTGCGCCTTGAGAATGATCATGAAATTCTCGGCCACACCGCTGGCAAGATGCGCAAGAACCGCATCCGCGTGCTGGTCGGTGACGAAGTGCTGGTCGAACTGACCCCCTACGACCTGACCAAGGGTCGGATCACCTACCGCTTCAAATAAGCCGCATTTTCGATGCGACTCATTCTAGCTTCGGCTTCCCCCAGACGGCGTGACCTTCTGGGGCAGATTGGCGTGCTTCCTGATGCCGTCGATCCTGCGGACATTGACGAAACCCCGCGCAAGGCCGAATTGCCGGCCGCCTATGCTGCGCGTGTCGCCGCCGAAAAGGGCGCGCTGGTCGCTGCCCGTCATCCCGGCGCGCTGATCCTGTCGGGCGACACGGTGGTGGCCGCCGGCCGCCGCATTCTGCCCAAGGCGGAAAGCGAGGCGGAGGTCCGCGCCTGTCTCGACCTGCTGTCGGGGCGCCGGCACCGCGTCTACAGCGCCATCACCCTGATCGACGCTGCGGGCGTGGCACGGCATCGCCTGTCGACCAGCATCGTCATCTTCAAGCGGCTGGAGCGCAGCGAGATCGACCGCTATATTGCCAGCGGCGAAGGGCTGGGCAAGGCGGGTGGCTACGCCATTCAGGGTCGCGCTGCGGGTCTGATCCGCAGCATCCAGGGCAGCCATAGCGCGATCATGGGCCTGCCGCTTTACGAAACCCGCACGCTGCTAGAGGCAGCGGGCTATCCATTGGACCGTCGGGATTTCGAGTGAAATGGTACATTTCACGGCTCGGAAATCACGACAAATAGGTAACTGAACGATGGCCGAATGGCTCTATGAAGAAGGCATTGGCGAGGCCCGTGCTGCGCTGATCGAAAAAGGGCGCATCGTCGAGGCGCTGATCGAGCGCGAAGGCGAGGCCGCCCGCGCCGGGGCCATCCTTCAGGGCCGCCTGGTCCAGACCATCATTCCGCGCAAGCGCGGTGTCGTGCGCCTGATCTCGGGCGAGGAAGTGCTGATCGAGCCGATCCCGCCCAAGGTGGCCGAGGGCGCCAATGTGCTGGTCGAAATCTTCCGCGAGGCGATTGCCGAGGAAGGCCGGGGCAAGCGCGCCAAGGGGCGCATCGCCCCGCCCGGTTCCAAGGTCCATCCCGGCCCCAGCTTGCTGCAGCGGCTGCGCGCCACCGATGTCGCCATCCGCCCCTGTCCCGCCCATGAGGAGGACCGGCTCGAAGCCCTTGGCTGGAGCGAGCTGATGGAAGAGGCGGTAACCGGCGAGGTCGGTGCCGAGGATGCGGCGCTGCGCATCTTCCTGACCCCCGCGATGATCCTGATCGACATCGACGGCAGCCTGCCGCCGGCCCAGCTCGGCCCCAAGGGCGCGAAGCTTTCTGCCCAGGCGATCCGTCGCATGGGGCTGGCCGGCTCGATCGGCATCGACCTGCCGACCATGAACAACAAGGATGAGCGCATCGTCGCGGCCGCGCAGATCGACAAATATCTGCCGCTGCCGTTCGAGCGGACGGCGGTCAACGGCTTCGGCTTCGTCCAGATCATCCGCCGCCGCGAGCGCGCCAATCTGATGGAACTGCTGCGCGAGGATCCGGTGCTGACCGCCGCGCTGGCGCTGCTGCGCCGTGCCGAACGGCATGGCACCGGCGGCGCGGCGACGATCACCGGCGCGCCGGCGATCATCGACCTGTTGCACAAGCGTGCCGACTGGATCGAACAGCTTGCCCGCCGTCGTGGTGGCGAGGTCACGCTGCGCGCCGATTCCGCGCTGTCGCTGGCGGCCGGTCATGTCGCCTAAGGCCGGCGCCTGCCCGGTTTGCGGCCAGCCGGCGCAGCCGGAAACCCGCCCCTTCTGCGGCAAGGGATGCCGCGATCGCGACCTGCTGCAATGGCTGGGCGAGGGCTATCGCGTGCCCGGCATGCCGGGCGACGAAGCCCTGCAAAAAAATGATAATTATGGGCTGGACAGCGAGCCGGATTGACGCCTATAGGCACGCCTCCATCCGGCGGTCACCTCCGCCGAGACCCGATGCCCGGGTAGCTCAGTTGGTA
Encoded here:
- a CDS encoding M13 family metallopeptidase; the encoded protein is MKFLLMGAAATGLALAATVAHADQPATTTAAAPAAKPTYGTYGFDTAGMDSSVKPGDDFYEYANGTWLKNTPIPADKSNYGAFTVLDELSQKRTREILDGAKTDPNSKIGVAYATYLDSAAVEAKGLAPIKPWLAEIGAVKDLKAYAALSGKAARAGVRGPFRFYVGQDDKDPETYILSMMQGGLGLPDRDYYLDQGEKMAAIRTAYVAHLEQMLTLLGEPNAKARAAALMAFETEIAKVHWTQVDSRDADKTYNKMSLAALQKAAPGFDFAAYFGAVGLKPTDLLVAQPSAVTGEAALIAKAPIGVLKDSLLLRSVHSYADYLPDNIASADFAFFGTTLSGTPEREERWKRGVTFLKESLGEEVGKVYVAKYFPPETKAAMDQLVKNVLSAMGRRIDGLPWMSDEAKARAHKKLAAFTPKIGYPDRWRDYSGLTIKSGDLFGNAMRSNQFDFDYNVGKLGKPIYRWEWGMTPMEINAYANFGMVEIVFPAAILQPPFFDPNADPAVNYGGIGAVIGHELSHHFDDQGAKYDETGKLNQWWTDQDVANFKALTAKLGAQYDAYEPFPGAHVKGAFTMGENIGDLGGLAVALDAYHASLGGKAAPVIDGMTGDQRFFLGWAQVWRRNYREANLRQRLVTDPHAPSQYRADIVRNFDAWYDAFKPAPGGKIYLDPKDRVKIW
- a CDS encoding ribonuclease, whose product is MAEWLYEEGIGEARAALIEKGRIVEALIEREGEAARAGAILQGRLVQTIIPRKRGVVRLISGEEVLIEPIPPKVAEGANVLVEIFREAIAEEGRGKRAKGRIAPPGSKVHPGPSLLQRLRATDVAIRPCPAHEEDRLEALGWSELMEEAVTGEVGAEDAALRIFLTPAMILIDIDGSLPPAQLGPKGAKLSAQAIRRMGLAGSIGIDLPTMNNKDERIVAAAQIDKYLPLPFERTAVNGFGFVQIIRRRERANLMELLREDPVLTAALALLRRAERHGTGGAATITGAPAIIDLLHKRADWIEQLARRRGGEVTLRADSALSLAAGHVA
- a CDS encoding DUF4168 domain-containing protein, producing the protein MTGLNLSNIIKTGVASVALLAAYSVSAQTPAAPAASAPAAGASNFSDADIKQFAAAAVEVTKIQSDNAIAAAEKQPKMLAALQSKGIPPEKFNAIGQAAAADPALQQRIQAAAGTPAPAAPASPATPADPATPPQQ
- a CDS encoding adenosylmethionine--8-amino-7-oxononanoate transaminase — translated: MTSPVWHPFTQHGLNEPIPHVVRAEGATLHLADGSSLIDGISSWWVTTHGHCHPRIAAAIARQAGQLDQLIFAGYTHEPAEAVARGLVDLMPQAPGRDPLAHVFFSDSGSTAVEVALKMALGYWHNRALDGLDEARSHILVLEHSYHGDTIGAMSIGERGIYNAAWTPLLFDVGTIPFPHPGREQETLAALETACADHPAAFIVEPLILGAGGMLIYPPHVLRAMADICARHDVLFIADEVMTGWGRTGTLFACEQAGVVPDIMAVAKGITGGAIPLAATLATQRIFEAHRSTDRARLFYHSSSYTANAIACAAAAENLAIWAEEDVRGRIAALTQGITDRLALLAGHPAFANPRQIGTIMAIDLVAADAGYLSDLAPRLRAFFLERGLLLRPLGNTIYLMPPYCIDAQQLDAVFAALVAAGDYFGSAS
- a CDS encoding Maf family protein; this encodes MRLILASASPRRRDLLGQIGVLPDAVDPADIDETPRKAELPAAYAARVAAEKGALVAARHPGALILSGDTVVAAGRRILPKAESEAEVRACLDLLSGRRHRVYSAITLIDAAGVARHRLSTSIVIFKRLERSEIDRYIASGEGLGKAGGYAIQGRAAGLIRSIQGSHSAIMGLPLYETRTLLEAAGYPLDRRDFE
- a CDS encoding cation:proton antiporter; translated protein: MVPAMHEQALVIALIGILGIGAQWIAWRTGWPAIALMLAAGVIGGPVTGLIDPKLTFGELLEPMVSVAVALILFEGGLSLNFRELRKTDGAVTRLVVLGAPIGWILGALALYYVAGLVWPVAILFAGILVVTGPTVVLPLLRQSNVAARPRAILKWEAIVNDPVGALLGLATYEYLRRSSEGSTLAAVILSLVAAAIIAGLIGWLAARAIGWAFQRGHVPEYLKAPILLVAVIGVFVLSNLIQAETGLVTVTVMGVALANMKFDSLRDIQPFKENVTVLLISGVFVILSASLDLDVLRQFEWRFLAYLLVLLFVVRPATVLLSLAFSPVPWNERLLVAWIAPRGIVAVAISGLFALRLDRLGYGDGAILVTLSFSIVVATILFHGFSIKPVARLLKVTGAQDKGLLLVGATPFSLSLAAQLRQLEVPVMIADNSWQRLAPARHGGIPTYHGEILAEATEERLDLTQFQVLAATSENEAYNALVCNEFAPEVGRDNVYQLGDASDDHDPRALPESLRGRALFDSGLGVEEIMIREDAGWTFRKTRISDQFDFEAAKADLPADADMLLLLRKNGTMRFFTHASRPTPQPGDTILSYVPPASKTRKKPEGEEE
- a CDS encoding OmpA family protein, which produces MRRLAPALALCVMLAACDRPAGNAVDNVANAANALGNDIAANEADNVAEPVRSILRPEVAEPEAPKIEPLDATIAFGTSGLKLDDAARAALDTLVETPAIKTGGAITLRGHSDSKGNDGDNRVASRIRAEAVEAYLVEKGIAKDRISLIALGETRPVAPNAKEDGSDDPEGRAKNRRVDIHVAVPTVVVPTAAVLPSISPVDRKDKP
- a CDS encoding DNA gyrase inhibitor YacG encodes the protein MSPKAGACPVCGQPAQPETRPFCGKGCRDRDLLQWLGEGYRVPGMPGDEALQKNDNYGLDSEPD
- the infA gene encoding translation initiation factor IF-1, coding for MAKEELLEMRGQVVELLPNAMFRVRLENDHEILGHTAGKMRKNRIRVLVGDEVLVELTPYDLTKGRITYRFK